One Porphyromonas pogonae genomic region harbors:
- a CDS encoding relaxase/mobilization nuclease domain-containing protein, which yields MIGKIVKGRSFKGCISYVLADKDANILASEGVLETDVKSIINSFYMQSLLNPNLSKCVGHIPLAFSPNDKERMTDHFMERLAKEYMKLMGIENTQYIIVRHNNTSHPHCHIVFNRVDNDGKTISDKNDQYRNEKVCKQLKDKYNLTYGKGKENVNVQKLKGAEQTKYEIYYAVKDILPKAKSWKQFEETLKQQGIAIEYKYKGQTDEVQGVSFKKEGDSFKGSDVDRKFSYGKLDVQLSGNNHVQEQQITTPKDTRTNLVDNVVSGVADIASGIGGLFDMQLSNYDMNEAEALQLKKKKKKIKRPRLLK from the coding sequence ATGATTGGAAAAATAGTAAAAGGAAGAAGCTTTAAGGGGTGTATTTCATATGTTTTGGCTGATAAAGATGCTAATATTTTAGCGAGTGAAGGTGTCTTGGAAACCGATGTTAAATCGATTATCAACAGCTTTTATATGCAAAGTTTGCTCAATCCGAACCTCTCGAAATGTGTGGGACATATTCCGTTGGCATTCTCTCCTAATGACAAAGAACGAATGACAGACCACTTCATGGAACGTTTGGCAAAAGAGTATATGAAGTTGATGGGAATAGAAAACACACAATATATCATTGTTCGACACAATAATACGAGTCATCCGCATTGTCATATTGTATTCAACCGAGTAGATAATGACGGCAAAACTATTTCCGATAAGAACGACCAATACCGTAACGAAAAGGTCTGCAAGCAACTAAAAGATAAGTACAATCTAACTTATGGTAAGGGTAAAGAGAATGTAAATGTACAGAAGCTCAAAGGAGCGGAGCAGACTAAATATGAAATCTACTACGCTGTCAAAGATATTCTTCCTAAAGCCAAGAGCTGGAAACAGTTTGAAGAAACCCTCAAACAGCAAGGAATAGCTATTGAATACAAGTACAAAGGGCAGACCGATGAAGTACAAGGTGTGTCTTTCAAGAAGGAAGGGGATTCCTTCAAGGGTTCAGATGTGGATAGAAAGTTCAGTTATGGAAAACTGGATGTGCAGCTAAGCGGAAACAACCATGTTCAGGAGCAGCAAATAACCACTCCGAAAGATACACGAACTAATCTTGTAGATAATGTTGTGTCGGGAGTAGCGGATATTGCATCAGGAATAGGTGGTTTATTCGATATGCAACTGTCTAATTACGATATGAACGAAGCAGAAGCCTTACAATTAAAAAAGAAAAAGAAGAAAATTAAGAGACCAAGACTCTTAAAATAA
- a CDS encoding plasmid mobilization protein, which produces MSQDNQDKRKGGRPKKNSVTRKDKTIAVCFSEPEFYAIRHRAAKANLPLSVYCHDAILNGEIKEPLKKEELDMLRSLSNMGNNLNQFVKTAKFLSVKRLENMAIPLLESIQNIINKLSDDWKNSKRKKL; this is translated from the coding sequence TTGAGTCAAGACAATCAAGATAAGCGAAAAGGAGGACGCCCAAAGAAGAACTCCGTTACACGGAAAGACAAGACCATTGCGGTCTGTTTTTCCGAGCCGGAGTTCTATGCCATTCGCCATCGGGCAGCTAAAGCAAACCTTCCGCTTAGTGTCTATTGTCACGATGCTATCCTGAACGGTGAGATAAAAGAACCACTCAAAAAAGAAGAGCTGGATATGCTTCGAAGCCTCTCCAACATGGGGAATAATTTAAATCAATTCGTAAAAACAGCCAAGTTTTTGAGTGTAAAACGGCTCGAAAATATGGCTATTCCATTACTGGAATCGATACAAAATATCATAAACAAGCTTTCGGATGATTGGAAAAATAGTAAAAGGAAGAAGCTTTAA
- a CDS encoding DUF3408 domain-containing protein — protein sequence MNSKQTDNGQQKKTMPEDWSPVPSVERKPSTPKSNNENKDELLKEFLGMEDSNAMGVGAKKENTNNGLGQSIQTEDEINTKDSLQTEPVIDTGSTVKRISSKQRKESLEEYQQTFLSVPTLEDRKPVFISREIRDSLDEIVRKLGGRRMSVSGFIENLARHHLETYREDVEMWKKL from the coding sequence ATGAACAGTAAACAAACTGACAACGGTCAGCAAAAAAAGACAATGCCCGAAGACTGGTCGCCTGTACCTTCGGTTGAAAGGAAACCCAGCACCCCAAAATCCAATAATGAAAACAAGGACGAACTTCTGAAAGAATTTCTTGGAATGGAGGATTCTAATGCAATGGGTGTTGGTGCAAAAAAAGAGAACACCAATAATGGGCTTGGACAAAGTATCCAAACAGAAGATGAGATTAATACAAAGGATAGTTTGCAAACAGAACCAGTGATAGATACAGGTTCAACGGTGAAGCGTATCAGTAGCAAACAACGTAAAGAATCATTGGAGGAATATCAGCAAACATTCCTATCTGTTCCAACCCTCGAAGATCGCAAACCGGTATTTATAAGTCGAGAAATACGTGACAGTCTGGATGAGATTGTCCGTAAGTTGGGTGGGCGAAGAATGAGTGTATCGGGCTTTATAGAGAACCTTGCCCGTCATCATCTGGAAACCTACCGGGAGGATGTGGAAATGTGGAAGAAGCTATAA
- a CDS encoding helix-turn-helix domain-containing protein: MEIVNIEAKTFEAMLSKFENFSTRMEHLCRLYGERESEWMDNQDVCMLLNISPRTLQTLRDNGTLAYSQINHKTYYKPEDVEKALPLVEEKRKQANDQGKKL; this comes from the coding sequence ATGGAGATAGTAAATATTGAAGCAAAAACATTTGAGGCGATGCTTTCCAAATTTGAAAATTTCTCTACCCGAATGGAACACCTTTGCCGTCTGTATGGCGAGAGGGAAAGCGAATGGATGGATAATCAGGACGTATGTATGCTACTGAATATTTCTCCCCGAACCCTGCAAACGCTTCGGGACAACGGCACGCTGGCATATTCTCAGATCAATCACAAGACCTATTATAAGCCCGAAGACGTAGAAAAAGCACTTCCATTGGTGGAAGAAAAGCGTAAACAAGCCAATGATCAGGGAAAGAAACTGTAA
- a CDS encoding DUF3876 domain-containing protein, translating to MEEYQIYQGFPTEWLGAWESINANPDVYIFQGYDGNYYLLAYYYDKESERGNFTCYEIDLDEGGCSIGMGMKRSKIESEKLPYGLYITGWGSYIKC from the coding sequence ATGGAAGAATATCAAATCTATCAAGGTTTTCCAACTGAATGGCTGGGAGCATGGGAAAGTATCAACGCTAATCCCGATGTGTATATCTTTCAGGGATATGATGGTAATTATTATCTACTTGCCTACTATTATGATAAGGAATCGGAACGGGGTAATTTTACCTGTTATGAAATTGATTTGGATGAAGGGGGCTGCTCTATTGGTATGGGTATGAAACGGAGCAAGATAGAATCAGAAAAGTTACCTTATGGACTGTATATTACAGGCTGGGGCAGTTATATAAAGTGTTAA
- a CDS encoding helix-turn-helix domain-containing protein yields the protein MSNQLITSENNERVKSFLLSLDRLASLMERLFPVRKPTLNGESFYTDEELSKKLKLSRRSLQDYRNEGRIPYIKLGGKILYRASDIEKLLEDGYKESFRK from the coding sequence ATGAGCAACCAATTAATCACATCAGAGAATAATGAACGTGTAAAATCATTTCTTCTTTCACTGGATCGTTTGGCTTCGCTAATGGAGCGATTGTTTCCTGTCCGCAAGCCTACCCTGAACGGAGAGAGTTTTTACACGGATGAAGAACTCTCGAAAAAACTAAAGCTAAGCAGGAGAAGTCTACAAGATTATCGTAACGAGGGGCGTATTCCTTACATTAAGCTGGGTGGTAAAATATTGTACAGAGCCTCGGATATTGAAAAACTGTTGGAGGATGGCTACAAAGAGAGTTTCAGGAAGTAG
- a CDS encoding site-specific integrase, translated as MNTTKNKNKNNTKSTVYSTFAVLFYINRQKLKKNGRCPLMGRISINAEMAQFSVGIDVDPKLWDAKTYRLTGRSRHAAEANYQITQLTEKINRYYKEILDEQGYITAELVKNAVGGIGRKKDNLLELFREHNEEYSKQVGITRSAETMRNYISVYNQTKSFLRTHYNAEDIPLRQLELSFIEKFDSFMRIEQGFTAHTVSSYTIMLRKIIRRAISQGILHKNPFASYIPEQPLRKRRHMTREELDKFMNVSIASKRVCHTRDMFIFATFTGLSYADMRNLSEENIHQEQNGSCWIKIKRQKTGSKCNIPLLDVPLQIMEKYKSERKGCKIFNMITLSCMEVNLKKIAKLCKIETRITYHQSRHNFGTLITLSQGVPMETVSQMMGHKCIKTTQIYAKLTRQKLNEDMKKLSSRIGGKYKLEDYAENDNKANQCKTVQLKPNKHGK; from the coding sequence ATGAATACAACGAAGAACAAGAATAAAAACAACACGAAAAGCACCGTTTACAGCACTTTTGCTGTTTTGTTTTACATCAATCGTCAGAAGCTAAAGAAAAACGGCAGGTGTCCGTTAATGGGCAGAATATCCATCAATGCAGAAATGGCTCAGTTTTCTGTCGGGATAGATGTCGACCCGAAACTTTGGGATGCAAAAACTTATCGTCTGACAGGCAGAAGCCGTCATGCAGCCGAAGCAAACTATCAGATAACACAATTGACAGAAAAGATTAACCGGTATTATAAAGAGATACTTGATGAACAGGGGTATATTACAGCAGAGCTGGTTAAAAATGCCGTGGGTGGTATTGGTAGAAAGAAAGATAATTTATTGGAACTCTTTCGGGAACATAACGAAGAATATTCCAAACAAGTAGGTATTACCCGTTCTGCTGAAACTATGCGAAACTATATTTCGGTATATAACCAAACAAAAAGTTTCTTACGCACCCACTATAATGCGGAGGATATACCACTCCGACAATTAGAATTGTCTTTTATCGAAAAGTTTGATTCGTTTATGCGTATCGAACAGGGATTTACGGCACATACTGTTTCGTCCTATACAATTATGCTACGAAAGATAATCCGCAGGGCAATCAGTCAAGGTATATTACACAAAAATCCTTTTGCCAGTTATATTCCTGAGCAACCACTCCGTAAGCGCAGGCACATGACGCGCGAAGAACTGGATAAATTTATGAATGTATCGATAGCCTCCAAACGAGTATGCCACACTCGTGACATGTTCATCTTTGCAACATTCACAGGTTTGTCGTATGCGGATATGCGAAATCTATCAGAAGAAAATATCCACCAAGAGCAAAACGGCAGTTGTTGGATAAAGATAAAACGGCAAAAGACTGGCAGTAAATGCAATATTCCGCTATTGGATGTGCCATTACAAATCATGGAGAAATATAAATCGGAGCGAAAGGGATGTAAGATTTTCAATATGATAACCCTGTCATGCATGGAAGTTAATTTGAAGAAAATTGCGAAACTATGTAAGATAGAAACACGGATTACTTACCATCAAAGCCGACATAATTTCGGAACGCTTATCACGCTTTCACAGGGAGTTCCGATGGAAACCGTCAGTCAGATGATGGGGCACAAGTGCATAAAAACCACCCAGATTTACGCCAAGCTAACACGGCAGAAGCTTAATGAGGATATGAAGAAGTTAAGTAGCCGTATTGGCGGGAAATACAAACTGGAGGATTATGCTGAAAATGACAATAAAGCAAATCAGTGTAAAACAGTGCAATTAAAACCAAATAAGCATGGAAAATAG
- a CDS encoding site-specific integrase, protein MARHCYASVITLSQGVPLETVGELLGHTDWRATRIYAQVSNDKIGEDMQLLNKRLSGKYDFEGSNSADVVR, encoded by the coding sequence ATGGCACGTCACTGCTATGCTTCGGTAATTACACTTTCACAGGGTGTTCCGCTCGAAACGGTTGGCGAATTGTTAGGACATACCGACTGGCGAGCCACCCGTATCTATGCACAGGTCAGCAATGATAAAATCGGAGAAGATATGCAATTGCTAAACAAACGCTTGTCGGGCAAATACGATTTTGAGGGGAGTAACTCTGCTGATGTAGTACGTTAA
- a CDS encoding site-specific integrase: protein MKTEKFKVMLYLKKSSPDKSGKTPIMGRITVGRTMVQFSCKLSCTPSLWNPRESRLNGKSREAVTANAKLDRLLLAVNEAYHALIERKQAFTAEDVKNQFQGSVDTQMTLLRLFDRLTDELKARIGIDRAAGTLPTYTYTRRALAEFIKKKFNASDLAFGQLNEQFIREFQEFVLVDKSLAMDTLRHYLALLKKVCKIAYKEGHSEKFHFVHYKLPKQKESTPKALSREDFEKIRDLEIPENRISHIITRDLFLFACYTGTSYADTVSITQENIFTDEAGSLWLKYRRKKNELLGRVKLLPEAIALIEKYKDESRQTLFPKQHYATLRANMKGLRVLSGMTEDLVYHAGRHSFASLVTLEEGVPIETISRMLGHSNITTTQIYARVTPKKLFEDMDRYIEATQDLILIL from the coding sequence ATGAAAACAGAAAAATTCAAGGTTATGCTTTACCTCAAAAAAAGCTCTCCCGACAAGTCGGGCAAAACTCCCATCATGGGTCGCATCACTGTCGGACGGACGATGGTGCAGTTCAGCTGCAAACTCTCCTGTACTCCCTCGCTTTGGAATCCCCGAGAAAGCCGCTTGAACGGCAAAAGTCGTGAGGCGGTAACCGCCAATGCCAAGCTGGATAGGTTGTTGCTTGCTGTTAATGAGGCTTACCATGCGCTGATAGAGCGTAAACAAGCTTTCACAGCTGAAGATGTTAAGAACCAATTTCAGGGCAGTGTTGATACCCAAATGACACTCCTCCGGCTATTTGACCGTCTTACTGACGAACTAAAAGCCCGAATAGGTATTGACCGTGCGGCAGGAACACTCCCAACTTACACCTATACTCGCCGAGCTTTGGCGGAGTTTATCAAAAAGAAGTTTAACGCTTCCGACCTTGCTTTCGGACAGCTCAACGAGCAATTTATCCGCGAGTTTCAAGAGTTTGTTTTAGTGGATAAATCATTGGCGATGGATACCCTGCGCCATTACCTCGCTTTGCTGAAAAAAGTCTGCAAAATCGCTTACAAAGAGGGACACTCTGAGAAATTCCATTTTGTCCACTATAAGCTGCCCAAACAGAAAGAGAGCACTCCCAAAGCATTAAGTAGGGAAGATTTCGAGAAAATACGGGATTTGGAGATCCCCGAAAATCGAATTTCCCATATCATTACACGTGACTTGTTTCTATTTGCGTGCTATACCGGCACATCGTATGCGGATACCGTTTCCATAACACAGGAAAATATCTTTACAGATGAAGCAGGAAGCCTTTGGCTCAAATACCGGAGAAAGAAAAACGAGCTGTTGGGACGGGTCAAACTACTACCCGAAGCCATTGCCCTAATAGAAAAGTATAAGGACGAGAGTCGGCAAACGCTGTTCCCGAAACAGCACTATGCTACATTGCGAGCCAATATGAAAGGCTTGCGGGTGTTGTCCGGTATGACGGAGGATTTGGTCTACCATGCCGGAAGACATTCCTTCGCTTCTCTGGTTACGCTCGAAGAGGGTGTACCCATTGAAACCATCAGCCGAATGCTTGGTCATAGCAATATTACCACCACGCAAATATATGCCCGTGTTACCCCGAAAAAACTCTTTGAAGACATGGATAGGTATATCGAAGCAACACAGGATTTAATATTAATTCTTTAA
- a CDS encoding site-specific integrase: MRSTFTILFYINRNKIKTDGTTAVLCRITVDGKQTALTTGIYCNPEDWNAKKGEVKEEKSNHQLAAFRNRIEQAYETILKEQGIISAELLKNTLVGVNSVPTMLLQAGEAELEQLRLRSLETASTSTYRQSKLTQQNLKAFVCSREKKDIAFEAITEEFGESFKLFCKRELGFSLSHTNRHLCWLNRLIYIAVDQEVLRANPLEEVEYEKKDPPKLHHITRSQLKQIMESPMPNEAQELARRAFIFSSFCGLAYVDLQGLYPRHIGKTSEGRLYIRKKRVKTNVEAFIPLHPVARQILKLYNTTDDSTPIFPLPKNRDVNWFQISSVGIALGFKENLSHHMSRHSFGTLLLSAGISIESIAKMMGHANISTTQGYAKVTDDKISEDMDRLMKRRKLKQNNAVQTERS; this comes from the coding sequence ATGCGAAGTACATTCACCATACTGTTTTACATAAACAGAAACAAAATAAAAACGGACGGTACTACCGCTGTCCTATGCCGGATAACTGTAGACGGCAAACAAACCGCTCTTACAACAGGTATTTATTGCAATCCCGAAGATTGGAATGCCAAGAAAGGAGAAGTCAAGGAAGAAAAATCTAATCACCAGCTTGCAGCCTTTCGCAATCGCATTGAGCAAGCCTACGAAACCATCCTTAAAGAACAGGGCATTATCAGTGCGGAGCTGCTTAAGAATACGCTGGTCGGAGTAAATTCTGTTCCGACCATGCTGTTACAAGCAGGCGAAGCCGAACTCGAACAGCTCAGGCTGCGCTCGCTGGAGACAGCATCGACTTCTACCTACCGCCAATCCAAGCTCACACAACAAAATCTGAAAGCCTTTGTTTGCTCCCGAGAGAAAAAAGACATTGCATTTGAGGCTATTACCGAAGAGTTCGGGGAATCATTTAAACTATTTTGTAAAAGAGAATTGGGTTTCAGTTTGAGCCACACCAACAGGCATCTGTGCTGGCTGAATCGACTTATCTATATTGCCGTTGATCAAGAGGTACTGCGGGCAAACCCGCTGGAAGAGGTGGAGTATGAAAAGAAAGACCCGCCCAAGCTGCACCATATTACTCGCAGCCAACTTAAGCAGATAATGGAGAGCCCGATGCCGAACGAAGCTCAGGAGCTTGCCCGCAGAGCGTTTATATTTTCATCGTTCTGCGGTTTGGCTTACGTGGACTTACAAGGTCTCTATCCGAGACATATCGGAAAGACATCCGAAGGAAGATTGTATATCCGTAAAAAACGAGTAAAAACAAATGTGGAAGCATTTATTCCTTTACATCCGGTAGCCCGGCAAATTCTCAAACTTTATAATACTACTGATGACAGTACTCCCATATTTCCATTGCCCAAGAATCGGGACGTAAATTGGTTTCAGATCAGTTCCGTTGGTATTGCACTGGGCTTTAAAGAGAATCTCAGCCACCATATGAGCCGACATTCATTCGGAACTCTCTTACTTTCAGCGGGTATCTCTATTGAAAGCATTGCCAAGATGATGGGGCATGCCAACATCTCCACCACGCAAGGCTACGCCAAAGTAACAGACGATAAGATCTCGGAGGATATGGACAGGCTTATGAAACGAAGAAAATTAAAGCAAAATAACGCAGTTCAAACCGAAAGATCATGA
- a CDS encoding KilA-N domain-containing protein: MAKIKVQETEITVVQKNNADYISLTDMANAKESGSRAADIIKNWLRNRYTLEFLGTWETIHNPNFKVVEFDHFKTQAGLPSFVLSVSEWIEKTQANGIIVQKGKYGGTYAHKDIAFEFGSAISVPFKLYLITEFQRLKEQEQEQIGWSAKRELSKINYHIHTDAVKHNLIPEELTPQQISIVYASEADVLNMALFGITAKQWREANPELKGNIRDYATINELICLSNMENINAVLINEQIPQSDRLQKLNQIAIQQMRVLHEVENRKLLK; encoded by the coding sequence ATGGCTAAAATAAAAGTACAGGAAACAGAAATAACTGTTGTTCAGAAAAATAATGCTGACTATATTTCGTTAACCGATATGGCGAATGCCAAAGAGAGTGGAAGTCGGGCAGCCGACATCATTAAAAATTGGCTACGAAATAGATATACACTTGAATTTTTAGGAACTTGGGAAACAATACATAATCCCAATTTTAAAGTGGTCGAATTCGACCACTTTAAAACCCAAGCAGGTTTACCTAGTTTTGTGCTGAGTGTTTCTGAGTGGATTGAGAAAACGCAAGCAAACGGTATCATTGTACAAAAAGGTAAATATGGAGGGACTTATGCCCACAAAGACATCGCCTTTGAATTTGGCTCTGCTATCAGTGTTCCTTTCAAATTATATCTGATTACCGAGTTCCAACGCCTCAAAGAACAGGAGCAGGAACAAATTGGTTGGTCTGCCAAGCGAGAACTATCTAAAATCAACTACCATATCCATACTGATGCCGTAAAGCATAACCTGATTCCTGAAGAGTTGACTCCGCAGCAAATATCAATCGTATATGCCAGCGAAGCCGATGTGCTGAACATGGCTCTTTTCGGTATCACTGCCAAGCAATGGCGAGAAGCAAATCCCGAATTGAAAGGCAATATCCGTGATTATGCTACCATTAACGAACTGATTTGCTTGTCTAATATGGAAAATATCAATGCGGTTCTGATAAATGAACAGATACCACAATCTGACCGATTGCAAAAACTCAACCAAATTGCTATCCAACAAATGCGGGTATTGCATGAAGTTGAGAATCGTAAACTGTTGAAATAA
- a CDS encoding helix-turn-helix domain-containing protein, with the protein MSEIITKENEKIKGFFHSIERMLDCIENFTKGYRPTLRGERFLTDKEVSERLKISRRSLQDYRTNGQIPYIQLGGKVLYRESDIQKMLDSGYKEAFR; encoded by the coding sequence ATGAGCGAAATTATCACAAAGGAGAACGAAAAAATCAAAGGCTTCTTTCACTCCATCGAACGAATGCTGGACTGCATCGAAAATTTTACCAAAGGATACCGACCCACTTTGAGAGGCGAGCGATTTCTTACTGACAAGGAAGTATCCGAGCGGTTAAAAATCAGCCGCCGATCGCTGCAAGACTACCGCACAAACGGTCAAATCCCCTATATACAGTTAGGAGGAAAAGTATTGTACAGGGAAAGTGATATTCAGAAAATGCTAGATAGTGGGTACAAGGAGGCATTCAGGTAA
- a CDS encoding helix-turn-helix domain-containing protein codes for MEVINIEAQTFEAMMNRFEAFAKKVEILCVSKDKSLHCWLDNQDVCQILNISKRTLQTYRDNGTLAYSQINHKIFYKPEDVEQVINKLKQK; via the coding sequence ATGGAAGTAATAAACATTGAAGCCCAAACTTTCGAAGCGATGATGAATCGCTTTGAAGCCTTTGCTAAAAAAGTAGAAATTTTATGTGTAAGCAAAGACAAAAGTCTCCACTGCTGGCTCGACAATCAGGATGTATGCCAGATACTCAACATCTCAAAACGTACCCTGCAAACCTATCGGGATAATGGCACGTTAGCTTATTCACAAATAAATCACAAAATCTTCTATAAACCCGAAGATGTGGAACAAGTCATTAACAAACTAAAACAGAAATAA
- a CDS encoding DUF3408 domain-containing protein, with protein MATESKYKELLSKVHQGVPLEKPEQKIVKEEVEKPADVIVDTPIVTETETKIVEPVLEVLEAEIAETASTKTPIEPLAKVSEKRKRKPQVDYQSLFFNRIDFTHRKPLYITATTHRRLMRIVHLMDESKATISSYVENIILNHLETFKEDIDTIYQTNNINPTE; from the coding sequence ATGGCAACAGAAAGTAAATACAAGGAGCTGCTGTCCAAAGTGCATCAGGGTGTGCCATTGGAAAAACCTGAGCAGAAAATAGTGAAAGAAGAAGTGGAAAAACCTGCTGATGTGATTGTAGATACCCCAATAGTTACAGAAACGGAAACAAAAATAGTTGAGCCTGTCTTAGAAGTTTTAGAGGCGGAAATAGCGGAAACTGCGAGTACAAAAACACCGATAGAGCCGTTGGCTAAAGTTTCCGAAAAGCGCAAGCGTAAACCACAAGTAGATTATCAAAGCCTGTTCTTTAATCGGATTGATTTCACACATCGAAAACCATTGTATATAACGGCAACTACTCATAGGCGGCTGATGCGGATCGTTCATCTGATGGACGAATCGAAAGCCACCATCAGCAGCTATGTTGAAAATATCATTCTGAATCATCTGGAAACATTTAAGGAAGATATTGATACCATTTATCAAACCAATAATATAAACCCGACTGAATAA
- a CDS encoding ParA family protein, which produces MKKEPLFIAFSTQKGGVGKSTFTVLLASYLHYLKGLNVAVMDCDYPQCSVYEMRKREIRQLETNLHYQSKAITLFDSLGKQTYPIVCAKPEEGIDKTREFLAGESTDYDVVFFDLPGTINNDGVISTFMSMDYVFVPMAPSRMSMESTLSFIIPVHELLTEHKDLNLKAIHLFWNRVDGRIKKEWLEHYEGVIRQFGLALMQTSIPQSVRYDKEQSIEGSDAVFLSTIFPADKVLLKGSNLDLMVDEICDIIHLKPQL; this is translated from the coding sequence ATGAAAAAAGAACCTTTATTTATCGCTTTCTCCACCCAAAAGGGCGGTGTAGGCAAAAGCACCTTTACTGTGCTTTTGGCAAGCTATCTTCACTATCTCAAGGGGCTGAACGTAGCTGTAATGGATTGCGACTATCCGCAATGCAGCGTTTATGAAATGCGTAAACGAGAAATTCGCCAGCTGGAGACTAATCTACACTATCAGTCCAAAGCCATCACCCTGTTCGATTCGCTCGGCAAGCAAACTTATCCGATTGTGTGCGCTAAGCCCGAAGAGGGTATTGACAAAACCCGCGAGTTCCTAGCAGGCGAGTCGACAGACTATGATGTAGTGTTTTTTGACCTGCCGGGAACTATCAACAACGATGGTGTAATCTCGACCTTTATGTCAATGGATTACGTTTTTGTTCCAATGGCTCCCTCTCGGATGTCGATGGAAAGTACACTGTCGTTTATTATTCCTGTCCACGAACTGTTGACAGAACATAAAGATTTAAACCTGAAAGCGATCCACCTATTTTGGAATCGTGTGGACGGCCGCATCAAAAAAGAGTGGTTAGAGCATTACGAGGGAGTTATCCGCCAATTTGGGTTAGCATTGATGCAGACCTCCATTCCTCAATCCGTTCGCTATGACAAGGAACAATCCATTGAGGGAAGCGATGCAGTCTTCCTGTCAACGATCTTCCCTGCTGACAAAGTTCTGCTCAAAGGCAGTAATTTGGATTTAATGGTCGATGAGATTTGCGATATTATCCACCTTAAACCTCAATTATAA
- a CDS encoding plasmid mobilization protein: MDNSTEKKKAKGRPPKADDKLTKSINLKLTATDYEIIQKKATKVELTITQYAREITLNGGVKSRFTVEELDLMRKLSGEANNLNQLAKRANQAGFTHVGNEIMVVLEWIKTLFNDR, translated from the coding sequence ATGGACAACAGCACAGAAAAGAAGAAAGCGAAAGGTCGTCCGCCAAAGGCAGATGACAAACTCACCAAGTCAATTAATCTCAAATTAACCGCTACCGACTATGAAATAATACAGAAAAAAGCGACGAAAGTAGAGCTAACCATTACACAATATGCACGGGAAATAACCTTGAACGGAGGTGTAAAGTCACGCTTTACGGTGGAAGAATTAGACTTGATGCGTAAGCTTTCAGGTGAAGCAAACAACCTGAATCAACTAGCCAAGCGAGCAAACCAGGCAGGGTTTACTCATGTCGGAAACGAAATTATGGTAGTATTGGAATGGATAAAAACATTGTTTAATGATCGCTAA